GCTTCTCATCAGGTGCAGCAATTTCAATGACTAATTTATTTTTTACAAATAATTCGAGGGTATTGTAGACTGTAGCTAAGCTCATACCATCACATTCTGATTTGATGTCGGTAAAAATCATTTCGGCCGTTGGATGATTACGTTTTTCAATCAGGTATTTAAGGATAACCGTCCGTTGTTGTGTAATCCGAAGCCCTTCTTGGCGTAGGAAATCTAAGGCTTCGTTGAGAATTTCATTATTTTGTGTAGTCATAACTCGCCATCCTTTCATAGAGTTTGTGAGTTTTATTACTTGCAGTTTTATTGAGATATGATAGACTAATTATGTCGTAATTTAGAATTATTCTAAACTAATTATAACAGGTATTTAAAAAATATATTGTGATTTGTGCTAGGAGACAAACCAAAGTCGCACAGTGCATTAATTTTACGAAAGTAATGGAGGGATAGGCATGGGAGATACTACAGAGATTAAGCCTAAAATGAGTTTGGCCAAAAAGATAAACATTATGCGGGCAAGTGTGATGGGGGCTAATGATGGAATTCTTTCCGTAGCTGCAATTGTGATTGGGGTTGCGGGGGCAACAACGGATAATTTTGCAATTTTTATTTCCGGAATTGCGGGGATGCTCGCTGGGACCGTTTCAATGGCGATGGGCGAATATGTATCGGTTAATTCACAAAAAGATGCCCAAGAGGCCGCGACGATTGAACAAAAGTTAATGCTCGAGCATGACTATGATGCCGAATTTAGCTTTGTCAAAAATAAATATATGGAAACTGGTATGGCTGAGGAATTAGCCACACGGGCCACGACAGAAATGATGGCCGGCGACTCGCTAACGACTTTAGTGCGTGAGCGTTATGGCTTTGAAGTTGGTGAATATACTAGCCCATATGCCGCCGCGATTGCCTCAATGATCTCATTTCCATTAGGTTCAATTTTACCACTTGTTGCGATTACATGTTTCCCAGAAAAGATGAAAGTTATTGCCACGGTAATTGCAGTGGCAATCGCATTAACTATTACCGGTTTTTCAGCCGCAAAATTAGGTGATGCAAATCCTAAAATGGGTATTGTGCGTAACGTAATTGCTGGGTTACTGACGATGATTGCAACATACTTCATCGGCACACTGTTTGGACGTTAGGGGGTCAGACGAATGAGCGATAATGTTAAAACACAGCGAAATATGGAAGAACGTTTGAATGCAATTCGAGCGGGAGTGTTAGGATCAAATGATGGTATATTGACAGTCGTTGGTGTTTTATTTAGTGTTGCAGCCGCGACGCCGAACCAATTCACCATTTTGATTGCTGGGATTGCTGACTTGTTTGCTTGTGCCTTTTCAATGGCTTCTGGTGAATATGCTTCGGTAAGTTCACAAAGTGACACGGAAAAAGCCGCGGTGGCAAAGGAAGAACGTTTATTACACACTGATTTTGCCCAACAAGTGCAAGCAGTTACTGACTTTTATGTCGTTAAGGGTGTAACGCCGGCAACGGCTCAAGAAATCGCAGACGATTTGATGAGTAAAAATCCGTTGGCCACGGTAGTTAGAGTAAAGTACGATATTGAACTTGGCCACTATATGAATCCATGGGAAGCTGCAATTGCTTCACTGTTTTCGGCAGGCTTGGGTGGTATTTTCCCATTGTTCGCCATGGCATTTTTACCAACTGATTATAAATTTATTGGTACAATTGCGGCGACTGCAGTTGCAGTTGCCTTAACCGGGTTTTTAAGTGCCAAAATTGGTCATGGGTTAGTTAAAAAAGCCATGATTCGCAATGTGATAATTGGCTTGCTAACCATTGCCATTCACTATGGCATCGGGAAATTGTTTTAGTAATAATTTTTAAACTAGTGCCTAAGGTATATTCTGTGGCACCTTAATAAGCTCGATTTCTACCTTATGCAATAAGGAGAAATCGAGCTTATTTTGCGGGCTGGGCTTATTGCGCCCTGGCCTTTTTTAATTTCGCTTATTTATTAATTACGTTAAAACTCACCGATAAAATTAAGTTGCACGAAACTTTATGTATACAAAGACTTACAGATGAGTATAATGAGGGACGAACGCAAAGACAAATTCAAAGGGGAGCAATATGGCAGAGGAAAAAGGGAAGACCAAATTTTTAGCCACCGCAAATGGGGCGAGTTTGGAAGAAGTAAATGGTACGGTTGAAGTACCCAAAAATGCGGGCTTTTGGCGCACATTATGGGCATTCAGTGGACCAGGGGCATTAGTTGCTGTGGGATATATGGATCCCGGTAATTGGATTACCTCAATTGTTGGGGGCGCACAATATCGTTATTTGCTATTATCAGTAGTGGTAATTTCAGGGGTTATTGCGATGATTATGCAGTACATGGCTGCAAAATTGGGCGTAGTCACGCGATTGGATTTGGCACAAGCAATTCGGGCGCACACGAATAAACCAGTTGGTTATGCATTGTGGATTATGACAGAACTAGCCATCATGGCAACTGATATTGCGGAAGTTATTGGTGGTGCGATTGCCTTACAATTGTTATTTGGGATTCCGCTAACGGTTGGGGTAATGCTAACAATCTTAGACGTTTTCTTATTGTTATTTTTAACGAAACTGGGATTTCGGAAGATTGAAGCAATTGTTGTAACTTTGATTTTTGGGATATTAGTAATATTTTTATACTTGGTTGCTTTGTCAAAACCAAACATTGCTGCAATGATGGCTGGTTTGATTCCACATGCACAAATCTTACATCATGCACAATTAACTTTAGCATTAGGAATTATTGGGGCAACAGTTATGCCTCACAATTTATATCTCCACTCATCGATTGCACAAACACGTGCCTATGATCCAACTGATAAAGAAGAAGTAAAAAAAGTAGTTCGTTTTACAACTTGGGATTCAAATATTCAGTTGATTGGTGCCACCGTAGTTAATTCATTACTCTTGATATTGGGAGCTGCATTGTTCTTTGGGCATGGTGATCAATTACAAGCGTTCGGGGATTTGTACCACGCGTTGAGCGATAACTCAATTGCCAAAGGAATTGCCTCACCAGTGTTATCAACGTTGTTTGCGGTTGCTTTGTTAGCATCAGGGCAAAATGCGACAATTACTGGAACGTTAACTGGGCAAATCATCATGGAAGGATTCATTCACTTGCACGTACCATTGTGGGCGCGACGGCTAATTACCCGGATCATTGCCGTAATTCCAGTTTTGATTGCCGCCATTGTTTGGGGTGGTACGGAAGGTGCCTTGGATAATCTGCTAGTTTACTCACAAGTATTTTTATCAGTTGCCTTGCCATTTACAATGATTCCGTTGACGTGGTTTACCGCTTCAAAAAAGCATATGGGAGCAGATTTTGTTAATCCAATCTGGGTTTCGGTAGTTGCTTGGACTGCGTCAATTGGTTTGACGGTTTTGAATATCCAACTAATCGTGAATATAGTGAAGGAATTAGTTAACAAAATTAGTTAGTAGGGAGGAATATTGATATGGCCTTAACGTTAGAATTACCAAAACACACAAATATTTTAGTCGGCGTTGATGATTCGGCTGATGCGCAATTAGCGTTCTTAAATGCCGTCTCACATGCCTTAGAGGATGATTCATTGTTGCACATTGTTACGGTGCTTGAGTCTGATGAATTGAATGTTTTCCAAGCATTGACTAAGGACGCACTGTTAGAAAAACGGATGTATTTAGAGCAACGCTTGCAAGATTATAAGCAACAAGCACTTGATGCCGGGGTGAAAGAAGTTCATATTGTCTTAGCCGAGGGTGAACCTGGGGAAACAATTGTGAAAGATGTTATCCCAGATGTTAAACCAGACTTAGTAGTTGTGGGAGCAGCGGCAAAGAAAGGTATTGAAAAATACATGGGCAGCCAAGCAGGGTATATTGCCAAGTATGCCACTGTTTCAGTAATGGTTGTCCGGTAAAAAATTGCTAAATGAATCCACTGACATAAATTGTTGGTGGATTTTTTGTTTGTGCATATACAAACAAAATAATTAGTGGTAGTATGAAAAAGTATTCATATGAATGTATTTTCATGTAAAAAGGGAGGATACGAAATGTTTAGAGCAATGAGTACGGCATTTTTATCATATATTGGGACCACGTCAGATTATTTTGTCATTTTATTATTAATTTTTGGAATCTATCGGGGGAAACTTGCGCGCCCAGTTTTCATTGGGGCGTACGTTGGGAATTTCTTATTAGTCGCCATTTCAGTGATTATTGCTTACGTTTTGAAATTTATTCCGGCTGAATGGATGCTCGGATTATTAGGGATTATTCCGATTGTCATGGGGATTAAAGGCTATTTCTCAGATGACGACGAAGCCGATGAAGCAGCTGAGACTTTGGCTAAGGCTAATCCGAAAAAAATAATTACAAATGTTGTCATGATTACACTTGCGGCATGTGGTGCGGATAACATGGCGATGTATATTCCATTCTTTGCTAATACTGATTTTAAATATGTTCCAGCCATTTTAGTGATGTTTTTAATTATTTTGACGGTTGTGATTTTTGCGGCATATCATTTGACGTTGCTGCCACCAGTCCATGCTTTTTTTGAAAAATACGGCGAAATTGCGACTTCCGCCATTTATATTTTGTTGGGGCTATATGTATTGATTGATGCTGGCACAATTACTCACCTATTGGCTTTCTTATAATATATAATTGTATCAGTAGCATATAGATACTGAGAATATATGGCGAGGTGGGTTGATGGCAGCAGATTATAAATTAATACCGGCAGATATGCTTGATGAAGCGACTAAGATTGCGCGTGTTTTGGGGAATAAGACGCGGATTCAGATTCTCTATTTATTAGAGCAAGATAAGTTAAATGTCACGGAACTACAAGGGATATTAGGGATTGAGCAATCGGCCTTGTCACACCAGTTACAAGAATTACGCGCATATCAGTTAATTAATCAGGAACGAAAAGGTAAATCAATTTATTATGAATTGACTGATCTACATATCTTGACCACAGTGAATTCGATACTCCATCACACAGAGCACGTATTACTGAATCGAGATCACGATGGTAAATTATTAAAAAATGATATAACGGAATAACGCAAAACGGAGCAGAACTTTTTAGTTCTTGCTCCGTTTTGTATTACAAATAAAAAACACTTGAACGACCAATGAAGGTCTACAAGTGTTGTGAAAGATTAGTTTACAAAGATAAAGTTGGCTGATTTTAAGCTGACTTGAACTTCAGTTTGATCATCTTGATTAATTAAAATGATTGGACCATCGAATGGTAACCGACCTTTAACGAGCCAAGTTTGTGCTATATCAAGATGAATCATTTCGATATATTCGAGTAATTCAAAATCTTCAGAATAACTGTTAATTGTGATGACAGCGCCATCTTTAGTTGCAGCCAATGTTTGTAGGATGGTAGGTTTGTAATTGTAGTGTTCATCTGGAATCAATAAACCATGGGGACAGTAACGGGGGGTACCCAGGAATGTATCTAATGAATTAATCATCTTTTCATCGGCATCGTGATCAAGGTTATCCGCGTTCATATGACTTTCAGCCAATGATAAGCCAAGTTTATCATGCAAAAATACTTCGAATAAGCGGTGGGAACGAATTAACTTCAAAGCAGTCTTACGACC
This is a stretch of genomic DNA from Periweissella cryptocerci. It encodes these proteins:
- a CDS encoding Fur family transcriptional regulator, with product MTTQNNEILNEALDFLRQEGLRITQQRTVILKYLIEKRNHPTAEMIFTDIKSECDGMSLATVYNTLELFVKNKLVIEIAAPDEKQHFDYFAHPHYHVICTNCGKIEDVFDYSFTAIETDAAKKTGYQISHSLMEVYGLCPDCQKLLNQAAPLH
- a CDS encoding VIT1/CCC1 transporter family protein, which produces MKPKMSLAKKINIMRASVMGANDGILSVAAIVIGVAGATTDNFAIFISGIAGMLAGTVSMAMGEYVSVNSQKDAQEAATIEQKLMLEHDYDAEFSFVKNKYMETGMAEELATRATTEMMAGDSLTTLVRERYGFEVGEYTSPYAAAIASMISFPLGSILPLVAITCFPEKMKVIATVIAVAIALTITGFSAAKLGDANPKMGIVRNVIAGLLTMIATYFIGTLFGR
- a CDS encoding VIT1/CCC1 transporter family protein — its product is MSDNVKTQRNMEERLNAIRAGVLGSNDGILTVVGVLFSVAAATPNQFTILIAGIADLFACAFSMASGEYASVSSQSDTEKAAVAKEERLLHTDFAQQVQAVTDFYVVKGVTPATAQEIADDLMSKNPLATVVRVKYDIELGHYMNPWEAAIASLFSAGLGGIFPLFAMAFLPTDYKFIGTIAATAVAVALTGFLSAKIGHGLVKKAMIRNVIIGLLTIAIHYGIGKLF
- a CDS encoding Nramp family divalent metal transporter — translated: MAEEKGKTKFLATANGASLEEVNGTVEVPKNAGFWRTLWAFSGPGALVAVGYMDPGNWITSIVGGAQYRYLLLSVVVISGVIAMIMQYMAAKLGVVTRLDLAQAIRAHTNKPVGYALWIMTELAIMATDIAEVIGGAIALQLLFGIPLTVGVMLTILDVFLLLFLTKLGFRKIEAIVVTLIFGILVIFLYLVALSKPNIAAMMAGLIPHAQILHHAQLTLALGIIGATVMPHNLYLHSSIAQTRAYDPTDKEEVKKVVRFTTWDSNIQLIGATVVNSLLLILGAALFFGHGDQLQAFGDLYHALSDNSIAKGIASPVLSTLFAVALLASGQNATITGTLTGQIIMEGFIHLHVPLWARRLITRIIAVIPVLIAAIVWGGTEGALDNLLVYSQVFLSVALPFTMIPLTWFTASKKHMGADFVNPIWVSVVAWTASIGLTVLNIQLIVNIVKELVNKIS
- a CDS encoding universal stress protein produces the protein MALTLELPKHTNILVGVDDSADAQLAFLNAVSHALEDDSLLHIVTVLESDELNVFQALTKDALLEKRMYLEQRLQDYKQQALDAGVKEVHIVLAEGEPGETIVKDVIPDVKPDLVVVGAAAKKGIEKYMGSQAGYIAKYATVSVMVVR
- a CDS encoding cadmium resistance transporter → MFRAMSTAFLSYIGTTSDYFVILLLIFGIYRGKLARPVFIGAYVGNFLLVAISVIIAYVLKFIPAEWMLGLLGIIPIVMGIKGYFSDDDEADEAAETLAKANPKKIITNVVMITLAACGADNMAMYIPFFANTDFKYVPAILVMFLIILTVVIFAAYHLTLLPPVHAFFEKYGEIATSAIYILLGLYVLIDAGTITHLLAFL
- a CDS encoding ArsR/SmtB family transcription factor — translated: MAADYKLIPADMLDEATKIARVLGNKTRIQILYLLEQDKLNVTELQGILGIEQSALSHQLQELRAYQLINQERKGKSIYYELTDLHILTTVNSILHHTEHVLLNRDHDGKLLKNDITE
- a CDS encoding metal-dependent transcriptional regulator; translation: MPESMSKTQYLQTILELGGSNEKISNKAIAEHLKVTPSSVSDMLAKLQESGDVEVQPYYGVTLTASGRKTALKLIRSHRLFEVFLHDKLGLSLAESHMNADNLDHDADEKMINSLDTFLGTPRYCPHGLLIPDEHYNYKPTILQTLAATKDGAVITINSYSEDFELLEYIEMIHLDIAQTWLVKGRLPFDGPIILINQDDQTEVQVSLKSANFIFVN